The Pseudomonadota bacterium sequence GCGGCGCAGCTCGGCTCGATCGATGCCCATCTCGGCGGCGGCGACGTCGATGAGCCGCTCGATGTAATAGTTGCCCTCGGGCCGGCCGGCGCCGCGATAGGCTCCGACCGGCGTGGTGTTGGTGAAGACGATCTTGGCGGAGACCTCGATCAGCGGCGTTGCGTAGACGCCGACGATGTTCTTGACGGCGTTGGTCGTGGCCTGCAGGGGAGGATTGAGGAAGGCCCCGGCATTGCCATAGCCGGCGAGGCGTACGGCCAGAATTCGTCCATTGGCGTCGAGCGCCATTGCGGCGGTTCTGATGTGGTCGCGACCGTGATGGTCCGACAGAAAGCTCTCGGAACGCTCGTCGGTCCATTTGACCGGACGCCCAAGGACGCGCGTGGCATGCAGCAGGCACACATATTCGGGATAGACCGGCGCCTTCATTCCGAAGGAGCCGCCGACATTGCCGGTGAGCACCCGAACGCGGTCCGGCGGCACATTCAAGATGTCGCGCGCCAAGGCAGCACGCAGTCCGAACACGCCTTGGCAACCGACGTAGAGGATCCACCTCTCCTTGGCCGCGTCGAAGTGGGCGATGGCCGAGCGTGGCTCGATGGCGTTCACGACAATGCGATTGCTGACGATATCGAGGCGGGTGACATGTGCCGCCCGGGCGAAGGCGGCCTCCACCGCGGCGGAATCGCCATAGTGGTAGTCGAGAACGACATTGCCGGTCGCCTCGGCATGGAGCTGCGGCGCTCCCGAAGCCACCGCGGAAATGGGGTCGGTCACGGCCGGGAGCGCTTCGATTTCCGCCTCGACCAGCTCGGCGGCATCCTTGGCCTCAGCCGCCGTCTCGGCGACGACGAATGCCAGCGCCTCGCCGACGAAGCGAACGCGCCCGCGCGGCAGTGCCGGACGCGATGGCGGCTTCATCGCCGTCCCGTCGCGATTGGTGAAGGCGACGGCGCATTTCATTTGCCCAAAGCCCGCCGCATCGAGATCGGCACCGGTATAGGCGCCGAGCACGCCAGGCATGAGACGGGCGGCCGACAGGTCGATCGTGCGGATAGTGCCGTGGGCATGGCGGCTGCGGACCATGACCGCGTAGGCTTGATGCGGGAGGCTGATGTCGTCGGTGTATCGACCCTCGCCGCGGAGCAGGGTCGAATCCTCCTTCCGCGGAACCGGCCGTCCGATTCCGAACTCGCTCGGCGGTTGACTGCCGCTCAGGGGGCCTTCGTTCATGCGATCTGCCTATCTGTCAGAAGAGGAAGGAGACGGAGAAGGAGCCGAAGGTGTCGCCGCCGCGCTGACCATAGAATTCCTTGGTGTTGAAGACATGCGTATAGGAGACCCTGGTGCCCCCGATGGCCATGGCGACGCCCATTTGCAGATCGCCGACCAGGGGCTTCTTGCTGACATGGGGACCGTCGCGGAAGGTATTGCCGTCGAGGAAGATGTTGCGCGCGATAGCCCGGCCCTCGACGCCGGCAAAGAGATACCAGCCGAAATCGCGCTGGGGCAAGAAATAGTCTGATCCCGTCAGGCTCGGCCGGATGCGCGGCGGCCCGAAATCTGCCGGCAGGTCGAAGCCGACACGGAGCATTCCGCCCGCGGCTGCCTGGGTCAGCACATTGCCGACATTGCCGCCGGCATAGGGCGTGAAATCGGCCCCGAGGCCGAAGCGGGACACCTCTTAGAGGCCGCGCCATTTCCGTTGGTAGCTCAGCAAGACGCCAGGCTCGTCGTGAAGCTGAAAGTCCCAGCCCTGCGGACGGCGAGACTTGGTGATGCCGTGAACGAACTTCTGCGCGCGGTCCGCCAGCGAGTCCGGTCCGACGATGCCGAGGTCGAATTCCAAGGCATCGAGCCTGGTCTCGGTCTCCGAAATCACTCCGGCGCTGCCGTAGAGCCATCCGGCAAACGGCCGATCGGTCGGGTCAGGGGGCCTTCGAGTGATGTCTTGGGGCGTGTACATGCTTTGGCCGAGGGCGAACCCGACGCGACGCTTGCCCTCCGCGGCGAAGAGCGGAAACGCGTCCGCCGCCTGGGAGATCCAAGCGGGAATGTCGGATTCGGCACCGAGATAGGACAGCCGAATGCCATTGGTGTAGTGGCGGTCGGCATTGGCGAATAGATCGTTCTCGAGCGACAGGCTCCAGATCGCCCCGGGCTTGGCGTCCGGCTCGCCCGCGGCCGCGAATGCTCCCTGCAGCATGCACCCCAGCAGGAGCGCGCCGAGAAAAGGGAAATTGCGAGCCTTCCGTGCGGCACAGTGATCGTCGCGAGGAGTCGTGGACTTCGTCATCGGCCTTCGAAGCTTGCTATCCAATCCATATAGGAGTGAAGCGCCTCGCGCAGCGGCCGTGAACGCCAGCCAAACTCTTGCCCGAGCCGGCTGATGTCATAGGCACCCCATTTGCCGCCGGTCAGGCGCTCATCCTGCAGCAGGTTCGCCTCGTCTGCCGGAGCCGTCTCAAAGGTGAACCCCGGTGCCTTCTCCTTCGCATACTGGGCCAAGGTCCGCGTCCGCGTCGCTTCGCCGGAAGCAAGATTGTAGGTCCTGTGTCTTAAAGTGGGGGCTCGAAGCAAGAGCGCCATCGCCACGGCGGCGTCGCCGGCATGCAGATAGTCGCCCACGCCGTCCAAGGTATTGACGCGAAGCCGGCTGCCCGCAACCGCCAAATGCGCCAATCGGTGCATGGCGGATTGGTAGTCGCGCGAGCGAGTCTTGCGATCCATCGGTCCGAACATCGACGGCAGCCGCACCGATACGACGTCGAGTCGGAAAAGATCGGCATAGCGCGCCACGATCAGCTCGGAGGCCTGCTTGGAGATGCCATAGAGCGCCCGGGGCCCGACATAGCCATCCTCCGGCAGCGGCGCGCCGGCGACTGCCGGGCCGTCATCGAGATAGACCGCGCCCGAGCTCACATAGAGGAAACGCTGCAGCCCTTGGCGTTGCCGCGCCCAATCCAGCACCGCCACGGTACCCATGACACTGACGTCGATGACCCGGCGCGGGTCGTCGGCCTCGGGTTCGCGGCGCGCCTCGGTAATGGTGCCTCGGGCAATGGGCGTCACGGTGGCACCATGTGCCACATGGGTGATCCCATGCGCCGCCAGGGTTTGCGCCCAGGTTCGAGGCTCTGTTACATCGCCCTCGATGAACCGCAACCGATCGGCGACCGGTTGAAAGAAGCGCAGGGCGATCGCATCGGGTGGCGATGAATCGAGGATGACGCATCGTGCCTGCGTATCGCTTTCGAGCCAATGGCGAGCGAGATTGCTCATGACGAATCCGTTGCCGCCGGTGACCAAGAGCGTCATGGGGTCAATACTCCTCGGACATGCGATCGCAACCGAGCCAGTGTCCCATGGTACGCGATCGGAGGAATACGCTACGATGTCGGCCATCAGGAACCGCGGCCAGATCGAGAACGTGCAGTGAACGAGGCGTCCGCGAACGTCCAGTGTGCAGAGGAGCCGTCATGACCGAAGCATTCATCTGCGATGCCGTCAGGACCCCCATCGGTCGCTTTGCCGGGGCGCTGGCAACGATCCGAACCGACGATCTTGCGGCGTTGCCGATCAAGGCATTGATGGCGCGCAATCTCCGGGTCGACTGGTCGAAGGTGGACGATGTCATCTATGGCTGCGCCAACCAGGCGGGCGAGGACAACCGCAACGTGGCGCGGATGGCGGCGCTTCTGGCCGGCATGCCGACGGAGGTTTCCGGCGCCACCGTCAATCGCCTCTGCGGCTCGGGTATGGAGGCGATTGCCCAATGCGCGCGGGCGATCAGGACGGGCGAGGCGGAGCTGATGGTCGCGGGCGGCGTCGAGAGCATGAGCCGTGCGCCCTTCGTCATGCCGAAGGCCGAGGCGGCGTTCAGCCGCAGTGCCGAGATCTACGACACGACCATCGGCTGGCGCTTCGTGAACCCGCTGATGAAGGCCCAGTATGGCGTCGACGCCATGCCCGAGACCGCCGAGAACGTAGCGGAGGAGTTTCAGGTTACCCGCGAGGACCAGGACGCCTTCGCGCTGCGCAGCCAGCAACGCGCCGGCCGCGCGATGAAGGATGGTCGGCTCGCCGAGGAGATCGTTCCCGTGCCCATCCCGCAGCGGAAGGGCGAGCCGAAGCTTGTCCGAGACGATGAGCATCCGCGTCCGGACACGACCATGGAGATGTTGGCCAAGCTGCCGGCACCGTTCCGCAAGAATGGCACGGTCACCGCCGGCAACGCGTCCGGCGTCAATGACGGGTCGGCCGCGGTGATTGTCGCCTCGGAGCGTGCTGTCAAGGAGCATGGCCTCACGCCGCGGGCCCGGGTGGTCGGCGCCGGCACGGCCGGCGTGCCGCCGCGCATCATGGGCATCGGTCCGGCGCCGGCCTCGCGTAAGCTCCTCGATCGGTTGGGCCTCAAGATCGGGGCCATGGATGTCATTGAGCTCAACGAGGCCTTCGCGAGCCAGGCGCTGGCGAGCCTGCGCCAGCTCGGCCTGCCGGACGATGCCGAGCACGTGAATCCCAATGGCGGGGCGATTGCCCTTGGCCACCCGCTCGGCATGAGCGGGGCTCGTCTGGTGACGACGGCGGCCAATGAGCTCATCCGGCGCAGCGGGCGCTACGCCTTGGCGACGATGTGCATTGGCGTCGGGCAGGGCATCGCGATGGTCATCGAAAGGATGTGAGGCGGCGGTCCGACCGTCAGGTTTGCTTGAAGGCGGCAATCACGTCCTGCGGAACCGGCGATGCTTTGATGCGCGAGGGATCGGCAGGGTCGCGAATGGCCCAGACCCGTGTCTCGAAAGCCTCGACCGCGAGCACGGCGCCTTTGAGCAACCGGTGGCGGACATTGAAGCTGGACCGTCGGAATTCCTCGAGCGCGGACTCGACGACGACATCATCGCCGAAGCGCGACGGGACGATAAAGCGGGCGCTGGTATCGACCATCGGGCATCCGATCATGCGATAGGCTTCGGTCATCTGATATTTGGTCATGCCGAGCGCGCGCTCGAAGAGGGCGTGGGTGCAGTTGTCGAAGATGGCGAAGTAGCGCGGGTAGTACACGATTCCAGCGGGATCGCAGTCTCCCCACTCGATACGTACGGTGCGGCTGTTGGTCAGCATCAGAGGGCTCCTCACCCGATCGAGAATTTCATGGGAAGCATGCGGTCATGAAGAGGTCAATAGGAGGGACGGCTTCGTTGATCCATCGACACGCGGAAGGTCGCTCACCACGAGGAGGTTCCTATGCCAACCCAATTTGACGCGATCATCATCGGCACTGGCCAGGCCGGCCCGCCCTTGGCGGCCCGGCTGGCCGGGGAAGGTCTCAGAACGGCGATCATCGAACGAAAGCTGTTTGGCGGCACATGCGTCAATGTCGGCTGCATTCCGACGAAGACACTCATCGCCAGCGCCCGCGCCGCTTATGTGACGCGCCGCTCCGAGGATTTCGGCATCAAGGTGAGCGGGCCGGTCGAAGTGGATATGGAACGGGTCAAGGCGCGCAAGGATGCGGTCGTCAAGAAATCCAAGGACGGGCTCGAGGCCTGGCTGCAGGGAACGAAGAATCTTACCGTATACCGGGGTCAGGCGCGCTTCGAAGCACCGAAGCTGATCGCCATCGGCGGCGAGCAGCTCAGCGCCGAGCGGATTTTCATCAATGTCGGCGCCCGCGCCCATGTCCCGGACCTGCCGGGTATCAAGGATGTGCCCTACCTGACGAATGCGGGAATGATGGAGGTGAATTTCCTGCCCGCGCATCTCGCGATCATTGGCGGCAGCTATATCGGGCTGGAGTTCGCGCAGATGTACCGGCGCTTCGGCAGCCGGGTGACGGTGGTGGAGACAAAGGGGAGACTGATCCCGCGCGATGATGAGGACATATCGAACGCCGTGCGGGACATTCTCCAGAATGAAGGGATCGATATTCGGCTGAATTCGGCCTGCATCGCCGTCGAGAGACGTGACGGCCAGATCGAGGTCAAACTCGACTGCGATGACGGTGCTAAGTCCGTCAGCGCCTCGCATTTGCTCTTGGCCGTCGGCCGGGCGGCGAACACGCATGATCTCGGTTTGGACAAGGCCGGCGTGGCGGTCGATGCGCGCGGATTCATCACGGTCGACGACGAGCTCAGGAGCAATGTTCCAGGGATCTGGGCGCTCGGGGATTGCAACGGGCGCGGCGCCTTCACTCACACCTCCTATAATGACTATGAGATCGTTGCCGCAAACCTGCTGGACGGTGGCAAGCGCCGCGTGAGCGACCGCATACCCACCTACGCGCTCTACATCGACCCGCCCTTGGGGCGGGCGGGCATGACCGAAGAGGAAGCGCGTTCGAGCAAACGCAAGGTCGTGGTCGGCAAGCTGGCGATGAGCCATGTCGGGCGTGCGCGAGAACGCGGCGAAACGCAAGGTTTCATGAAGATCTTGGTCGATGCCGAGAGCGAGCGGATTCTGGGCGTCGCCTTCCTCGGCATCGAGGCTGACGAAGCGGTTCAGTCGCTGCTCGGCCTCATGTACGCCGATCAGCCCTATACGCTGCTTGAGCGAGCCATGTTCATCCATCCGACCGTGAACGAATACCTGCCCACCCTGGTCGGCGATCTCGAGCCTCTGGCCTAGAGCAGCATCCGGCCAGATGGAATCGCTTGGCGATTCCATCTGGCCGGATAAAGCTGCTCTACTCTTTGAAAGATAGGGCAATTTCATCCACCGGGATCGAACCGTCCGGTTCGATCCCGGTGGATATTGTCCTAGCGCCTCAACCTACGAGATCGGCACCTCGATCCCGAGCAGCGGCCCATATTGCTGGCTACCGAAGATGTCGGCATCGCCGACGCTGCCGCTCGGCACCTTGCGGAAGATGGTGAACTTGATCGCGAGACCCGGCTCGAACTCGACATGGTCGCTGATGCGCGAGTCGGAAATGCCGTAGAGCTTGCAAACCGCCTCTCGCGACAAGACGCGGCTCTGGCGGACGAGATCATAGTTCTTCTTCTCCTGAAAGATGACGTCGAAGGTGATCTTGTCGACGCCGGCATTCTTGCTGCGAATGGCCTTGGCGAGCGAGGTCAGCGGTGTCGTGCGCGCGGCATTGCTCGTCATCGATCAGACTCCCGCTTCGATCATGTGCACCGGAAAAAGCTCCATCGGGTCGGCGATCGGCATCGTGTGGTTCAGCGTCCAGCGATAAGCGGCGCTTGCGGGCATGACTTCATCCAGCATGAAGGCGACGCCGCCGGCCGTGCCTTTCACGTTGGGAAGCCGCGCGTAGAACATCTGCCTTGTGCCGGTCATGCAGACCTCCTCGGCCATCTCCTTGGTCGGCGCCACACCCTGCACGACGATGCAGAGCTCGTGGCCGGGGCGATCGCGCAAGGGCTCGAGCTCGCCCAGGATGCCGTCGCGGCCGTAGACGGTGTAGGCGAGCGTATAGCCCTCATCGCCAAATCGCTCGCGGACGGCGGCTTTGGCCCAGGCGATGACCCCATCGATCCGCGAGATGGTGTAGGGGTCTCTGACACCGGCGATGCCGACATAGCGCTCACCGACCTTGCCGGCACCTTCCAGCTTCACCCGCAGCTCCTTCGCCGGAATGAAGCGTGGGCCGGTGACGCGGGTCGTGCGCTCGTCGAACTGCTCATAGACGCACTGGCTCATATCGATATGGCCGCCCAGAAAGTATTCGAAATATGGATTGCTCCGCTCGTACATCGAATGCGCAGCGACCGAGGCGACCGTACAGCGCTGCTCCGGCAGCATGGCCGTGACCTTCACATCCTCCATGGTGATCTCACCGATGATGGACTCCTTGCCGGCATAGGGCTCCGCGCAGAAGGATGCGCATTCCATGACCTTGCCGTAGTAGTAGGCAAGCGCTTCCGGATAGCCCCGGCGAAGTGCGGGTGCGGCGAAGATGGCGCAATCGCTGCTGCGCCCGCCGATGATGACGTCGGCACCCATGTCGAGCAGCTTCATGAAGGGATGGACGCCGGCGACGGCGACGATGTGGTCGGTTGCATCGAGCTCCGAGTAGGTGAGTTCCGGTCGTCCGTCGAGCCCCTGCACCATGGCGCCAGACTTCATCTTGGCGCGGACGAGATCCTTCGATACCTCGGAATAGAAGTAGCCGAGCTTGAACTTGGGCAGCCCGTGCTGCTTGGCGGCTTCCTTGACGATGCCGATGAAACGGTCGACGCGGCTGTTCGTGCCGGTATCGCCGGCCGATCCGATCATCATCGGCACCTTGAGGCGGCGGGCGCCCAAGAGCATGGCCTCGATGTCGTGCTTTTGCCAGGCAAGCGGGCTTGCCGTTCCGTCGGAACCGAGCGGTACCGGGCCGCAATCGCAGCTGCCGGAATCGCAGGCGACCATGTCGGGTTCCGCCGCCAGGCCGCGTTCGAAGCTGCCGATCTTGGTCGGGGCAAAGCCCAGATGGCCGTTCGGGCAAAGAATGCGCAGGCCGCGATTGGACCGCTTGCTCCGGCGCGAGGCCGTATCGTCTTGGACGCCAGTCATCGCACTACACCTCCATGGATCTATGACTCGTCGATCGTCGCGCCGGGGACATCTAGTCGCGGAGCGCCAGGCACTTCTCCGGAGAAACCCGCCAAGAGACGGCGGCGCCCTCGACCAGCTCGGGGCGGGGACGATCGTGAACGCAGATTTCGACGGGGCCCGAGCGAACATAGTAATGGGCGACGTCGCCGAGGAAGAGCGATCGGCTGAGCACGCCCGGAATGCCATCGCCGGGCACGGCATGCCCTGCATCCAAGCGTACATCGATGGGTCGGAAGCCGATCGCAGCCGCGGTGGTCGATGCGGTGCGATGCCAGGGATCGCGCGCGCGCAAGATCAAGTCCGGGGCGCATTTGGCGTCCGCCAGGTCATCCTCACCGGGCACCGGAGCAAGCTCGGCCTCGAGGACATTCTTCATGCCGAGGAAGCTTGCGACGAAGCGCGTCTTCGGTGTCGCGTAGATGTCGCCCGGCGTCCCTTGCTGCTCGATCCGGCCGTCGCGCATGACGATGATGCGATCGGAGAGCGCAAACGCCTCCTCCTGGTCATGGGTCACGTAGATCGCCGTGAAGCCCAAGCGACGGCGCAGATCGCTCAACTCGGCGCGCATCGCAATCCGCAATTGCGCGTCCAGATTGGAGAGCGGCTCGTCCAGCAGGATGATTTTCGAGTCGTAGGCAATCGCCCGTGCCAGCGCGACCCGCTGCTGCTGGCCACCCGACAGCTTCGTAGCCGGCCGATCGGAAAAACCCGCCAAATCGACGAGCGAGAGCGCGCGTTCGACCGCCGGGCGGGCCTCGGCGCGTCCGATCCCGCGCACCCGAAAACCGAAGGCGACGTTGTCGAACACGGTCATGTGCGGCCAGATCGCGTAGGACTGGAAGACCATGGACAGGCCGCGCTTTTCCGGCGGCACGTTGCGGCCGTTGGCGGCGTCGTAGACGGGCGCTCCGTCGATGACGATGCGGCCGCCGCGGGGGGATTCGAGACCGGCGACGGCGCGAAGCGTGGTCGTCTTGCCGCACCCCGAGGGCCCTAGCAAGGTCACGTGCTCGCCTTGGCCGACAGCGAAATCGATACCGTCGACGGCGATCGCCGAGCCGTAGCTCACCACCAAGCTCTCGACCTGGAGGAAGCCCGCGCTCATACGAGGACCTGCCGGTGGCGGGCGCGGATCATGACCAAGAGCGCCAGGAAGGTGACGGCTAGCTGCAGCACGCTCAACGCCGCGAGCGCATTCACGTTGCCGGCTTCCCAAAGATCGAAGACCGCGACCGCAAGCACAACGGTGCGGCTCGTATAGAGCAGGATCGAGGAGCTGACCTCCTGCATGGACAGGATGAAGATCAGCGTCCAGGTGGCAATCAAGGTTGGGCGGGTGAGCGGCAGCGTGATCCAGCGCACCATCTTGCTCCAGGTGGCGCCGGTCATCCGTGCCGCATCTTCGAGCTCCGCATGGAGCTGGCGCAAGGCACCCGTTCCGGCGCGGATGCCGAACGGCAGGTAGTGCGTCACATAGGCGAGCAGCAGGATGCCGATCGTGCCATAGATCGGCAGCCACTTGATCGCGACGTAGACCCAAAGGAGCCCGAGCGCCAGCACCATCGAGGGCGTGGCAAGGGGGAACATGCCGACCTGGTCGAGATAGGAGCGGACGGGGCTCCGGCTGCGCACGACCACCCAGCTGACGCCGAGGCCCAGCACGCACACGGCACTCGCGGTGGCAGCGCCCAGGATCAGGCTGTTCTGCATGGCGAGAAAGGTCTTCGGGTACTGGAAGAGCACGTAACGGAAGTGCCTGAGGTCGAAGGCCATCAGCTTGACGTCGATGGTGATGAAATTGACCAATGCCGCCCAGATGAGCGTTGCGACCGGCAGCAGCACCGCCAAGGCGACATAGATCCAGGCGAGCGCCGCAAGCAGGTATCGAAAGGCGCCGACGTCGAGAATCCGGGGCCGGAAGGCCTTGCCGGTAATGGTGACGAAGGAGCGGCGGTTGAGGATGACGCCTTGCAGCCACACGAGCGCGGCGGTGACCGCAAGCAGGAGCAGCCCCCACGCTGCCGCCTGGCTTACCCGTGGCGGAAAGTTGTTGAGGAGCCGATAGATCTCCGTTCCGACAACATAGAACCCGCTCGGCATGCCAAGAACCGCGGGCACGCTGAACAAACCCATCGCCTGCACGAAGACGAGAAGTGCGCTGCCGAGCGCCGAGGGCAACACCAATGGCAGCGTGACCAGGCGGAGCGAGTCCAGCTGCGAGGCGCCGTGAATGCGCGCACTCTCCTCCAAGGACGGATCCATGACCCTGAGGGCCGCCCCGATCAGGAGAAAGGGCAGGGGCACATAGGCGAGCGCCGCCACGAAGATGACGCCGCCGGCCGTCTGCAGGTTCACCAGGCTGTCGATGCCGAAGACCTGCCGAGCGAATAGGTTGACGAGGCCGCCACGGGGCGAGCCGAGCCATGACCAGGCGATCGCGGTCAGCAAGGGCGTGATGTAGAGCGGCATAATGACCAATTGCTCGAGCGCCGAGCGGCCCGGCGTATCGATGCGGGCCAGGATCAGAGCCAAGGCACCGCCCAGCGTCACCGCCAAGATCGTGGTGCCGGTGCCGACCAGCACCGTATTCGTGATGATCCGGGTAGCCGAGAGAACCGTGAGGAAGGGCTGCAGGCTGAGGCCGCCGGCATCCTTGACGGCGCCCATGGCGACGGCGATCAGCGGCAGGATGACGAGGACGGTCAGCACGACCGAGAGGACGATGGCAACGACGCTCTCCGTCGAGAGCGCCAGCCTGACGCTGCGAAAGCGGCGATTGCCGGACGCGGCTTCGCCCAAACCTACGCCGCGTAGCGCCATATCATACCTTGAAGAACGAGTCGAAGTGCTCTGGGAAGTTTCCGGAGGCCTTCTCGTAGTCGGCTAGATCTTTGGGCAAGAGCGGCTTCGTCTGCTCGAACGGCAGCTGTCCTGCGGGCGGAGGCACGTCCTTGCGGCTCGAATAAACCCCGAAGATGTCGAGGTTGAGCATGGTATTGCCCTCCTTGGAGAGCACGAAATCGACGAACAGCCGCGCCGCATTCGGATGCGGAGCGCCTTTCAGGATGGCAATTGGGGCGATGGCGACCGGCATGCCTTCGCTTGGATAGACGCCGACGATACCGGCCTTGACGGCATCCGCCTCGAAGGCGCGGAAATGATCGACGGTCGCACCGACCAAAGCTTCGCCGCGAACCAAGAGGTCGATGAGCTGCGCCGAGGTTGAGACGATCACCGGCTGCTGCGCCCCCCATTTCTTCATGAAATCCGCGCCGAGCAGCTTCTCCAGCATGTACATCTGGTTGAAGCTGGTGCCGGCGGCGGAGTCCTGGATCACCAGTTTTCTGCCTTTGAATTCCGGCTTCAGCATGTCGACCCAAGCCTTCGGTGCCTTGTCCGGCGGCAGCACGTTCTTGTTGTAGGCCATGATCACGCCGATCACGCGCGCCGTCGCCCAGAGGTCGCCGTCATGGGACTCATCGGGGTATGCCGCGAGCTCCGGGGATCGGTAGGGCAGCAGCTGCCCATTTCGCGCCATGGTCACGTACGGGGCCAGATTGGCGACGTGCAACGCATCGAAGCTGAGATTGCCCGCGCTCATCTCGGCGCTGACGCGCGCCAGGACGCGGCCCGTGGGCGCGGAGTAGTAGCCGCTGCTCACGTCCAAGAACGGATACTTCGCCTTGAACGCGTCCATGAACTTCGGAAATCCCGCCGCCGAAATCGAGGTGGCGAAGGCGAAGGCGCCTTCCTTCTTGGCGCCCTCGATGATCGCGGATCGGTCCTGCGCCGAGGCGGGCAGCGCTCCCAGCACGAGCCCGCTCGCCAGCAACCCTTCCAGCACATCACGTCGGGTGATTTCGTACATGCAGTCCTCCCTGGGCCGGTGAGCATCTGGGCACGCCAATATCGCGTCAAGTATTTTTATCATTCATGCGGCTATATCGGTAATTTAGATAGAATTTATTTATCAAACGACGATACGGATAAATTATCGCAGACCGCGCACCGCAACGAACATTACGGCTGTGCGCTCGCCATTTCGAGGATGCGCGCCGGATGCAGCGCCTCGCGTCCGGCGCCGTCGCGGATTTGATGGCGACAGCTGGTGCCGCCGGCGATGAGCAGCGTGTCGGCGGCGGCGGCACGCATGGTCGGCAGCACCCCGAGCTCGCCGATCTTGAGGGAGAGCGCGTAATGCTCCGCCTCGTAGCCGAACGCGCCGGCCATGCCGCAGCAGGTCGCATCGAAGGTCTTCACCGTCAGTCCGGGGACGAGGCGGAGCGTCGCCTCGAGGGCGCCGACCGTGCCCCAGGCCTTTTGGTGGCAGTGGCCATGCACCAGCGCTTGCCGGGCGCCCAGGCTTTGCATGGGCAGGCGCCAGCGTCCGGCGGCGGCTTCGCCGGCAATGAACTCCTCCAACAACACGGCGCGAGAAGCGAGC is a genomic window containing:
- a CDS encoding acyclic terpene utilization AtuA family protein, with amino-acid sequence MTGVQDDTASRRSKRSNRGLRILCPNGHLGFAPTKIGSFERGLAAEPDMVACDSGSCDCGPVPLGSDGTASPLAWQKHDIEAMLLGARRLKVPMMIGSAGDTGTNSRVDRFIGIVKEAAKQHGLPKFKLGYFYSEVSKDLVRAKMKSGAMVQGLDGRPELTYSELDATDHIVAVAGVHPFMKLLDMGADVIIGGRSSDCAIFAAPALRRGYPEALAYYYGKVMECASFCAEPYAGKESIIGEITMEDVKVTAMLPEQRCTVASVAAHSMYERSNPYFEYFLGGHIDMSQCVYEQFDERTTRVTGPRFIPAKELRVKLEGAGKVGERYVGIAGVRDPYTISRIDGVIAWAKAAVRERFGDEGYTLAYTVYGRDGILGELEPLRDRPGHELCIVVQGVAPTKEMAEEVCMTGTRQMFYARLPNVKGTAGGVAFMLDEVMPASAAYRWTLNHTMPIADPMELFPVHMIEAGV
- a CDS encoding iron ABC transporter permease, yielding MALRGVGLGEAASGNRRFRSVRLALSTESVVAIVLSVVLTVLVILPLIAVAMGAVKDAGGLSLQPFLTVLSATRIITNTVLVGTGTTILAVTLGGALALILARIDTPGRSALEQLVIMPLYITPLLTAIAWSWLGSPRGGLVNLFARQVFGIDSLVNLQTAGGVIFVAALAYVPLPFLLIGAALRVMDPSLEESARIHGASQLDSLRLVTLPLVLPSALGSALLVFVQAMGLFSVPAVLGMPSGFYVVGTEIYRLLNNFPPRVSQAAAWGLLLLAVTAALVWLQGVILNRRSFVTITGKAFRPRILDVGAFRYLLAALAWIYVALAVLLPVATLIWAALVNFITIDVKLMAFDLRHFRYVLFQYPKTFLAMQNSLILGAATASAVCVLGLGVSWVVVRSRSPVRSYLDQVGMFPLATPSMVLALGLLWVYVAIKWLPIYGTIGILLLAYVTHYLPFGIRAGTGALRQLHAELEDAARMTGATWSKMVRWITLPLTRPTLIATWTLIFILSMQEVSSSILLYTSRTVVLAVAVFDLWEAGNVNALAALSVLQLAVTFLALLVMIRARHRQVLV
- a CDS encoding ABC transporter ATP-binding protein — protein: MSAGFLQVESLVVSYGSAIAVDGIDFAVGQGEHVTLLGPSGCGKTTTLRAVAGLESPRGGRIVIDGAPVYDAANGRNVPPEKRGLSMVFQSYAIWPHMTVFDNVAFGFRVRGIGRAEARPAVERALSLVDLAGFSDRPATKLSGGQQQRVALARAIAYDSKIILLDEPLSNLDAQLRIAMRAELSDLRRRLGFTAIYVTHDQEEAFALSDRIIVMRDGRIEQQGTPGDIYATPKTRFVASFLGMKNVLEAELAPVPGEDDLADAKCAPDLILRARDPWHRTASTTAAAIGFRPIDVRLDAGHAVPGDGIPGVLSRSLFLGDVAHYYVRSGPVEICVHDRPRPELVEGAAVSWRVSPEKCLALRD
- a CDS encoding extracellular solute-binding protein, yielding MYEITRRDVLEGLLASGLVLGALPASAQDRSAIIEGAKKEGAFAFATSISAAGFPKFMDAFKAKYPFLDVSSGYYSAPTGRVLARVSAEMSAGNLSFDALHVANLAPYVTMARNGQLLPYRSPELAAYPDESHDGDLWATARVIGVIMAYNKNVLPPDKAPKAWVDMLKPEFKGRKLVIQDSAAGTSFNQMYMLEKLLGADFMKKWGAQQPVIVSTSAQLIDLLVRGEALVGATVDHFRAFEADAVKAGIVGVYPSEGMPVAIAPIAILKGAPHPNAARLFVDFVLSKEGNTMLNLDIFGVYSSRKDVPPPAGQLPFEQTKPLLPKDLADYEKASGNFPEHFDSFFKV